The following are encoded in a window of Magnolia sinica isolate HGM2019 chromosome 11, MsV1, whole genome shotgun sequence genomic DNA:
- the LOC131219482 gene encoding oligopeptide transporter 3-like: MASNDGKKEPQSFQKHPEDPTSPDRPTIEEVALVVPETDDPSLPVMTFRAWFLGITSCTVLMFLNTFFTYRTQPLTISAILMQIAVLPIGKFMASSLPTRQYKLMGWGFSLNPGPFNMKEHVIITIFANCGVSYGGGDAYSIGAITVMKAYYKQRLGFFLALLIVLTTQILGYGWAGMLRKYLVEPAEMWWPSNLAQVSLFRALHEKDSRSKGLTRMQFFLIFLAASFAYYALPGYLFPILTFFSWVCWAWPRSITAQQIGSGYHGLGVGAFTLDWAGISAYHGSPLVTPWFSIVNVAVGFIMFIYIIIPLCYWKYNTFDSRKFPIFSSSLFTSSGGTYDTTKILTPQYDLNIAAYNSYGKLYLSPLFALSIGSGFARITATITHVALFHGSDIWRQSKSAMNSAKMDIHARLMKNYKDVPQWWFLILLVGSVALSLLMSFVWKKDVQLPWWGMLFAFGLAWIITLPIGVIQATTNQQPGYDIIAQFIIGYIMPGKPIANLLFKIYGRISTIHALSFLSDLKLGHYMKIPPRCMFTAQLAGTVISGTVNLAVAWWMLGNIENICDVEALHPESPWTCPKFRVTFDASVIWGLIGPRRLFGPGGMYRNLVWLFLVGAVLPVPIWILSKIYPEKKWIPLINIPVISYGFAGMPPATPTNISSWLITGTIFNYFVFRYRKGWWKKYNYILSAALDAGTAFMGVLLYFALQNENVSLKWWGTDVDHCPLAKCPTEHGISVKGCPVF, from the exons ATGGCGTCTAACGACGGAAAGAAAGAACCTCAAAGCTTCCAGAAGCATCCAGAAGATCCCACCTCCCCCGATCGACCTACGATTGAGGAGGTGGCCCTTGTCGTGCCGGAAACTGACGACCCGTCGCTCCCCGTCATGACATTCCGGGCATGGTTCCTCGGAATCACGTCCTGCACTGTCCTCATGTTCCTCAACACCTTCTTCACGTATCGGACGCAGCCGCTGACGATTTCGGCGATCCTGATGCAGATCGCCGTCCTTCCGATCGGGAAGTTCATGGCGTCTTCCCTCCCCACCAGGCAATACAAGCTGATGGGATGGGGATTCTCCCTCAATCCTGGACCGTTCAATATGAAAGAGCACGTGATCATCACCATCTTCGCCAATTGCGGTGTATCCTACGGTGGCGGGGACGCCTACTCGATCGGCGCGATCACAGTCATGAAGGCCTATTACAAGCAGAGATTGGGTTTTTTCCTTGCCCTCTTGATCGTCTTGACTAcacag ATTTTGGGGTATGGATGGGCTGGGATGCTTAGGAAATATTTGGTTGAGCCTGCAGAGATGTGGTGGCCGTCCAACCTTGCTCAGGTCTCTCTGTTCAG AGCGCTCCATGAGAAGGATTCTCGATCGAAAGGTCTCACCCGGATGCAGTTCTTCCTTATCTTCCTGGCGGCAAGCTTCGCTTACTATGCTTTACCTGGCTATCTGTTCCCTATCCTGACATTCTTTTCATGGGTTTGTTGGGCATGGCCCCGCAGCATCACAGCCCAGCAGATTGGATCTGGGTACCATGGACTTGGAGTGGGTGCATTCACTCTCGACTGGGCTGGGATATCGGCCTACCACGGCAGCCCGTTGGTGACACCTTGGTTCTCCATTGTCAACGTTGCAGTTGGATTCATCATGTTTATCTACATAATCATCCCTTTATGTTACTGGAAATACAATACTTTTGATTCGCGGAAATTTCCAATATTTTCCAGTAGCCTCTTCACTTCAAGTGGGGGTACTTATGATACTACCAAGATCTTGACCCCTCAGTACGACCTCAATATTGCTGCATATAATAGTTATGGGAAGCTCTACCTCAGTCCCCTTTTTGCACTCTCGATAGGATCGGGATTCGCAAGGATTACTGCAACCATCACCCATGTTGCTCTCTTCCATGGCAG CGATATTTGGAGACAAAGCAAATCAGCAATGAACTCGGCAAAAATGGATATCCATGCGAGATTGATGAAGAATTACAAAGATGTTCCTCAATGGTGGTTCCTTATTCTGTTAGTAGGCAGTGTTGCGCTATCTCTGCTAATGTCGTTCGTGTGGAAAAAAGATGTGCAGCTACCATGGTGGGGGATGCTTTTCGCATTCGGCCTGGCATGGATTATTACTCTTCCCATTGGAGTCATTCAAGCAACTACAAATCAG CAACCTGGCTACGATATCATAGCGCAATTCATAATCGGATACATCATGCCCGGGAAGCCGATTGCGAATCTGCTTTTCAAGATCTATGGACGGATCAGCACCATCCATGCACTTTCTTTCTTATCCGATCTGAAACTAGGCCATTACATGAAAATCCCACCTCGGTGCATGTTTACAGCTCAG CTAGCCGGGACGGTAATTTCAGGCACTGTCAACCTTGCAGTCGCATGGTGGATGCTTGGGAACATCGAGAACATCTGCGACGTCGAAGCTCTCCATCCAGAAAGCCCATGGACGTGCCCAAAATTCAGGGTCACATTCGACGCATCCGTCATATGGGGCCTCATTGGACCGAGGCGGCTGTTTGGGCCTGGCGGAATGTACAGGAACTTGGTCTGGCTGTTCCTAGTTGGAGCGGTCTTGCCTGTGCCCATATGGATACTTAGCAAGATCTACCCGGAGAAGAAATGGATTCCGTTGATCAACATACCAGTTATCTCCTACGGTTTTGCAGGAATGCCGCCTGCGACTCCCACCAACATCTCCAGCTGGCTCATCACAGGGACCATCTTCAACTACTTTGTTTTCCGGTACCGGAAAGGGTGGTGGAAGAAGTATAACTACATTCTATCAGCGGCATTAGACGCTGGGACGGCGTTCATGGGTGTTCTTCTGTATTTCGCACTGCAGAATGAGAATGTGAGCCTGAAGTGGTGGGGCACCGATGTGGACCATTGCCCATTGGCTAAATGCCCGACCGAACACGGCATTTCCGTAAAAGGGTGCCCAGTTTTCTAG